Proteins from a single region of Mycoplasmopsis edwardii:
- a CDS encoding acetate/propionate family kinase: MSKVLVINAGSSSIKMSLFSKSDFSLIASGLAERITLPVGVISIKFNGEKFEKELPLPNHEVAVNELYKLMLEINLVKSKEEIENIGFRVVQGGDYIKSTTVIDEKVIDIIDKCSIYAPLHNPGALQSILGFKKVFPDAKLTADFDTAFHTTIQKVNYSYPISKKLTDELGIKKFGAHGISHQFITEKLQEILKKDKVNFINLHLGNGASLCAVKDSKSFDTSMGMTPLAGIMMGTRSGDIDPSIHEFVMKAKNYSISEFTNILNKQSGLLGVSGISSDMRDLRSKADEGNQDAIFALDLFSQKIADYTSIYFNKIGGNPDAIVFTAGIGENGAAIREEIVSKLFFRKIKLDKDLNWGKIGDYKLISTPDSEVPVYVIRTNEELVIARNSVNISK, encoded by the coding sequence ATGAGTAAAGTTTTAGTTATTAATGCAGGAAGTAGCTCAATAAAAATGAGTTTATTCTCAAAAAGTGATTTTAGTTTAATTGCAAGTGGTCTTGCCGAAAGAATTACATTGCCAGTGGGTGTTATTAGTATTAAATTTAATGGCGAAAAATTTGAAAAAGAATTACCGCTTCCAAACCATGAAGTTGCAGTTAATGAGTTATACAAATTAATGTTAGAAATCAACTTAGTTAAATCAAAAGAAGAAATTGAAAATATTGGATTCAGGGTTGTTCAAGGTGGAGATTACATTAAAAGCACAACAGTTATTGATGAAAAAGTTATTGATATTATTGATAAATGTTCAATCTATGCACCATTACACAACCCTGGTGCATTGCAATCAATCTTAGGGTTCAAAAAAGTATTCCCAGACGCAAAATTAACAGCTGACTTTGATACAGCTTTCCATACAACAATTCAAAAAGTAAACTATTCATACCCAATTTCTAAAAAATTAACAGATGAATTAGGTATCAAAAAATTTGGTGCACACGGAATTAGTCACCAATTCATCACAGAAAAACTTCAAGAAATTCTTAAAAAAGATAAAGTTAACTTCATTAACTTACACTTAGGTAATGGAGCAAGTTTATGTGCTGTTAAGGATTCTAAATCATTTGATACTTCAATGGGTATGACACCATTAGCAGGTATTATGATGGGAACAAGAAGTGGTGATATTGATCCTTCTATCCATGAGTTTGTTATGAAGGCCAAAAACTACTCTATTTCAGAATTCACAAATATTTTAAATAAACAAAGTGGTTTATTAGGTGTTTCGGGTATTTCAAGTGATATGAGAGATTTAAGATCAAAAGCTGACGAAGGTAATCAAGATGCTATTTTTGCATTAGATCTTTTCTCACAAAAAATTGCCGACTATACTTCAATTTACTTCAACAAAATTGGAGGAAATCCTGATGCTATTGTTTTCACAGCAGGTATTGGAGAAAACGGTGCAGCAATTCGTGAAGAAATTGTTTCAAAATTATTCTTTAGAAAAATTAAATTAGACAAAGATTTAAACTGAGGTAAAATCGGTGATTACAAATTAATCTCTACACCTGATAGTGAAGTGCCAGTATACGTAATTAGAACAAACGAAGAATTAGTTATTGCAAGAAATTCAGTTAATATTAGTAAATAA
- a CDS encoding FMN-dependent NADH-azoreductase, whose product MKKVLFLDGAVFSNNASFSSALMNEFHSLLGKPERINLNDTEFGQVSLCKNTFPAFYGQVESDKWINKLKETDLLVLSSSMINFTVPTVVKNFFDGIAVPDKTFSYRLSKDGNPVGLLNNLNVIFVTTQGGPQAEGTKSLQVQWLEQVFKFVGAKSINFIEVNGTKLPPLAGINPEEYAKTRAAEFKKLVDSL is encoded by the coding sequence ATGAAAAAAGTATTATTTTTAGATGGTGCAGTTTTTAGCAATAACGCATCATTCTCATCAGCTTTAATGAATGAATTTCACTCATTATTAGGTAAACCAGAAAGAATCAACTTAAACGACACAGAATTTGGTCAAGTTTCATTATGCAAAAACACATTCCCAGCTTTCTATGGACAAGTTGAAAGCGACAAATGAATTAATAAATTAAAAGAAACAGATTTATTAGTTCTTTCATCATCAATGATTAACTTTACAGTTCCAACAGTTGTTAAAAACTTCTTTGATGGAATCGCAGTTCCAGACAAAACATTCTCATACAGATTATCAAAAGATGGAAACCCTGTTGGATTATTAAACAACTTAAACGTTATTTTTGTTACAACACAAGGTGGACCTCAAGCAGAAGGTACAAAATCATTACAAGTTCAATGATTAGAACAAGTATTCAAATTTGTTGGTGCTAAATCAATTAACTTCATCGAAGTTAATGGTACAAAATTACCTCCATTAGCTGGAATTAACCCAGAAGAATACGCTAAAACACGTGCAGCTGAATTCAAAAAACTTGTTGACAGCTTATAA
- a CDS encoding MYPU_1760 family metalloprotease yields MNLKKFFKLPLILAFASGASFLTSCSFLERIIENVIGDEEETTHNTYEVKPNYPNVDEISTFKELLPITDKEVYITSGISEKDKEATLKSYNATSINDYSEIKEYKRKNTSKSQYYLEYKDKHTNVIFRDFSYHVDEQGKRRYLLGKRGLVILAQEFKRKIPFGSEIYDFNSVNINDFEVINDKANGLYIPLSKKMYINGSTYAEKNFSIYEIIGGMMPTIFHEYMHHWATIYAESALVNDAKVDVANGDNIEERKTTLIYYDPTTTADNVDHNHGVTQFWNAYFASKFYKLLNFDVDKKASLKFSALQKLGVDLNDLPNFLYTRLSLNDIWRISNELEVPDHLKNNPPANLSMHFSPSGTFSVTKSKLKYTFSLTELVPREYSKYAFESYFSIRDENESYNNVATKKPTLNWFGIRYFSKDSNGKEVKVFSPSGNAEDWSKTYLNNFDSLRRQYWFQNGIGKNEYDDEDKFNATVFPNSVFDISAFRYKVQGYPNYLAALPSDKTRLRSVEFYKMFLETMGYGKTISQIYYQNAFASESAKNVAIDKTKVTNIKFTGFVKTDEVVTGIAVKNKNGIYKQSPFDYSASFSFFGHKNYDEGATLFKEENNKITVSEDRKKQIDNRLYPKDAGYADNYLSYITRDWINVDEDGMSVYLWNDLNNDGKASEDELLDREISLPKQRAVSTSRSTNYSDRDFKKYYVEKIDGKTILKGIK; encoded by the coding sequence ATGAATTTAAAAAAGTTTTTTAAATTACCATTAATCTTAGCTTTCGCTTCAGGAGCTTCATTTTTAACATCATGCAGCTTTCTAGAAAGAATTATTGAAAATGTTATTGGTGACGAAGAGGAAACAACTCACAACACATATGAGGTAAAACCAAATTATCCTAATGTTGATGAAATTTCAACATTCAAAGAACTTTTACCAATAACAGATAAAGAAGTTTATATTACATCAGGTATTAGTGAAAAAGATAAAGAAGCAACTTTAAAAAGTTATAATGCTACATCAATTAATGATTATTCAGAAATTAAAGAATACAAAAGAAAAAATACTTCAAAAAGTCAATACTATTTAGAGTACAAAGATAAACATACAAATGTTATTTTTAGAGATTTTAGTTACCATGTTGATGAACAAGGAAAAAGAAGATACTTACTTGGAAAACGTGGTTTAGTAATTCTTGCTCAAGAGTTTAAAAGAAAAATTCCATTTGGTAGTGAGATTTATGATTTTAACTCAGTCAATATTAATGATTTTGAAGTTATTAATGATAAAGCAAATGGATTATATATCCCATTAAGTAAGAAAATGTATATTAATGGATCTACATATGCTGAAAAGAACTTTTCTATTTATGAAATTATTGGTGGAATGATGCCAACAATTTTCCATGAATACATGCACCATTGAGCAACTATTTATGCTGAGTCAGCTTTAGTTAATGATGCTAAAGTTGATGTTGCAAACGGCGATAATATTGAAGAAAGAAAAACAACATTAATTTATTATGATCCAACTACAACTGCGGATAATGTTGATCACAATCATGGTGTTACACAGTTTTGAAATGCTTATTTTGCCTCTAAGTTTTACAAACTTTTAAACTTTGATGTTGATAAAAAAGCAAGCTTAAAATTTTCAGCCTTGCAAAAATTAGGTGTCGACCTTAATGATCTACCAAACTTTTTATATACAAGACTTTCTTTAAATGATATTTGAAGAATTTCAAATGAATTAGAAGTCCCCGATCATTTAAAAAATAACCCGCCAGCTAATTTATCAATGCATTTTTCACCAAGTGGAACATTCTCAGTAACTAAATCTAAATTAAAATATACATTCTCATTAACTGAATTGGTGCCTAGAGAATATTCAAAATATGCTTTTGAATCATACTTCTCAATTAGGGATGAAAATGAATCATATAATAATGTTGCAACAAAAAAACCTACATTAAATTGATTCGGAATTAGATACTTTTCAAAGGATTCAAACGGTAAAGAAGTTAAAGTTTTCTCACCATCAGGAAATGCTGAAGACTGATCTAAAACATACTTAAATAATTTTGACTCATTAAGAAGACAATATTGATTCCAAAACGGAATTGGTAAAAATGAGTATGATGATGAAGACAAATTTAATGCAACAGTCTTTCCAAATTCTGTTTTTGATATTAGTGCATTCAGATATAAAGTTCAAGGATATCCAAATTATTTAGCAGCTTTACCAAGCGATAAAACCAGATTAAGATCTGTTGAATTTTACAAAATGTTTCTTGAAACAATGGGTTATGGAAAAACCATCAGTCAAATCTATTATCAAAATGCTTTTGCTTCAGAATCAGCTAAAAATGTTGCAATTGATAAAACAAAAGTAACTAATATTAAGTTTACTGGTTTTGTTAAAACAGACGAAGTTGTTACAGGTATTGCTGTTAAAAATAAAAACGGAATTTATAAACAATCCCCATTTGATTATTCAGCTTCATTTAGCTTCTTTGGTCACAAAAACTATGATGAAGGGGCAACTTTATTTAAAGAAGAAAATAACAAAATCACAGTTAGCGAAGATCGTAAAAAACAAATTGATAATAGACTTTACCCTAAAGATGCAGGTTATGCAGATAATTATTTAAGTTACATAACTCGAGATTGAATTAATGTTGATGAAGATGGAATGTCTGTTTACTTATGAAATGATTTAAATAATGATGGAAAAGCTTCTGAAGATGAATTGCTTGATAGAGAAATTTCACTTCCAAAACAAAGAGCTGTTTCAACCTCAAGATCTACAAATTACTCTGATAGAGACTTTAAAAAATACTATGTTGAAAAGATTGATGGTAAAACAATACTTAAAGGAATTAAATAA
- a CDS encoding DUF402 domain-containing protein yields the protein MEWDFSAIKVGKMVNIQAYKHDGFLYRQWSNAKIIFHNKRHIVLSLKGTRVTETLKSRKGWSYKDDALWFIPKKSFYNTIVMFKAGVGKSYYTNLASYPIFEENTIKFIDYDLDLKSYPTKELQIVDKEEFNENSLAYGYSPQIKSKILNEVKNIVELYSTNEYFFNDGIIDYYLEIMHNDKLISENKFNAYRSVKRHSLCEETDMIKNLKNFKRNK from the coding sequence ATGGAATGAGATTTTAGCGCGATAAAAGTTGGAAAAATGGTTAATATTCAAGCGTACAAACATGATGGTTTTCTTTATAGACAATGATCAAATGCTAAAATCATTTTTCACAACAAAAGACATATAGTTTTATCATTAAAAGGAACAAGAGTAACTGAAACATTAAAGAGTCGTAAAGGGTGATCTTATAAAGATGATGCTTTATGATTTATTCCTAAAAAATCATTTTATAACACAATCGTAATGTTTAAAGCCGGTGTTGGTAAGTCATATTATACAAATCTAGCTTCATATCCAATTTTTGAAGAAAACACAATTAAGTTCATAGACTATGATTTAGATCTTAAAAGTTACCCAACAAAAGAACTTCAAATTGTTGATAAAGAAGAGTTCAATGAAAATTCACTTGCTTATGGTTATTCACCACAAATTAAGAGCAAGATCTTAAATGAAGTTAAAAACATTGTTGAACTTTATAGTACAAATGAATACTTTTTTAATGATGGAATAATTGATTATTACCTCGAAATAATGCACAATGACAAACTTATTTCAGAAAACAAATTCAATGCTTATCGAAGTGTAAAAAGACATAGTTTATGCGAAGAAACAGATATGATTAAAAATCTTAAAAACTTCAAAAGAAATAAATAA
- a CDS encoding MAG6790 family protein gives MYKYKAKLLSSSEIIAKANSLEELEGLIKGFRRGQKHGVHTKANEKIEIIHVERDHLKGEHFSKEVLIKVV, from the coding sequence ATGTACAAATACAAAGCTAAATTATTATCAAGCAGCGAAATTATCGCTAAAGCTAATTCATTAGAAGAATTAGAAGGATTAATAAAAGGATTCCGTCGTGGTCAAAAACACGGTGTTCACACAAAAGCAAACGAGAAAATTGAAATTATTCACGTCGAGAGAGATCATTTAAAAGGTGAACACTTTTCAAAAGAAGTACTTATTAAAGTAGTCTAA
- the recO gene encoding DNA repair protein RecO, with protein MSSKITKALVLKVTLRHDNNHIVRLFNHNGVFDLVANGLHKPLSKNRANLHPGSIVEIEYFGARLKGSIGRLKTANMLQIFDMTNYSNSSYFNSLEKLFSNIKESNHLFELYLRTFEYLSKDNNKKLLTFFYAQSMFYFGINPSYDGCRICKSRNNLISFDLYKGGFLCNKHFIEVENNSVEYLSAVWASFNSFKRYLTVVSYNMDYNLKKHYKNVIREAGFYI; from the coding sequence ATGTCTAGCAAAATAACTAAAGCATTAGTGTTAAAAGTCACATTAAGACATGATAATAATCACATTGTGAGACTCTTTAATCACAATGGTGTTTTTGACTTAGTTGCTAACGGCTTACACAAGCCTTTATCAAAAAATAGAGCTAATTTACACCCAGGTTCAATAGTTGAAATTGAGTATTTTGGAGCAAGGTTAAAAGGCTCAATTGGACGCTTAAAAACAGCTAATATGTTGCAAATTTTTGACATGACAAATTACTCAAATAGTTCATATTTTAACTCTCTTGAGAAGCTGTTTTCAAACATCAAAGAAAGCAACCACTTATTCGAATTATATTTAAGAACTTTTGAATACTTAAGTAAAGATAATAATAAAAAATTACTTACTTTTTTTTATGCACAAAGTATGTTTTATTTTGGTATTAATCCTAGTTATGATGGTTGCAGAATTTGCAAAAGCAGGAATAACTTAATTAGTTTTGATCTATATAAAGGCGGGTTTTTGTGTAATAAACACTTTATAGAAGTTGAAAATAATAGCGTTGAATACCTAAGTGCTGTGTGAGCCTCTTTTAACAGCTTTAAAAGATATCTAACTGTTGTAAGTTACAACATGGACTATAATCTAAAAAAACATTATAAAAACGTGATCAGAGAAGCAGGTTTTTATATTTAA
- the coaD gene encoding pantetheine-phosphate adenylyltransferase — translation MQIKKKNALYAGSFNPMHEGHLSVLKKACKLFDKVYVLVAQNPEKEKNDIIKNINDVKSKIKDITNAEVLEGCQEMLTANVAKELNIKFLIRSARNNLDYKYELDLASGNKIINNDLETILLIPDDQYLNHSSSLIKAMKGK, via the coding sequence ATGCAAATTAAAAAGAAAAATGCCCTTTATGCAGGTTCTTTCAACCCGATGCATGAAGGGCATTTGTCTGTTTTAAAAAAAGCTTGCAAACTATTTGATAAGGTTTATGTACTAGTTGCTCAAAATCCAGAAAAAGAAAAAAATGATATAATTAAAAACATTAATGATGTTAAATCAAAGATTAAAGACATCACAAACGCAGAAGTTCTTGAGGGGTGCCAAGAAATGCTTACAGCAAATGTGGCTAAAGAATTAAATATTAAATTTTTAATTAGGTCAGCTAGAAATAATTTAGATTATAAATATGAGTTAGATTTAGCTAGTGGTAATAAGATTATTAACAATGATCTTGAAACTATTTTATTAATACCTGATGATCAATATTTAAATCACTCTTCCTCATTAATTAAGGCAATGAAAGGTAAATAA
- the yihA gene encoding ribosome biogenesis GTP-binding protein YihA/YsxC has product MFKFVKSATNESNWYQHPNYEIAFWGRSNVGKSSLINAIVLNRKMARVSKTPGRTQLLNFFENENGAVFVDLPGYGYARVSIEQSKKMMLMVENYLETRKNLKHIYLLIDSRHGITKNDDVVINYLKDINLPFTLIYTKADKLKQKDKSKLLKDIKASQLKYGSFKYFIVSSETGFRINELMNDINENFMEESNE; this is encoded by the coding sequence ATGTTTAAGTTTGTTAAATCTGCTACAAATGAATCAAATTGATATCAACATCCTAATTACGAAATCGCTTTTTGAGGGCGCTCTAATGTAGGTAAAAGTAGTCTTATAAATGCAATTGTTTTAAATAGAAAAATGGCCAGAGTATCTAAAACTCCTGGTAGAACACAATTATTAAATTTCTTTGAAAATGAAAATGGAGCAGTGTTTGTTGACCTTCCTGGTTATGGATATGCTAGGGTATCAATTGAGCAGTCAAAGAAAATGATGTTAATGGTTGAAAACTATTTAGAAACAAGAAAAAATCTTAAACACATTTATTTATTAATCGATTCTAGACATGGAATCACCAAAAACGATGATGTGGTTATAAACTACTTAAAAGACATTAATTTACCATTTACTTTAATTTATACAAAAGCAGATAAACTTAAACAAAAAGATAAATCAAAATTACTTAAAGATATTAAAGCATCTCAACTTAAATATGGAAGCTTTAAATACTTTATTGTTTCATCTGAAACAGGATTTAGAATTAATGAATTAATGAATGATATTAATGAAAACTTTATGGAGGAATCAAATGAGTAA
- a CDS encoding MAG1430 family protein, with amino-acid sequence MSKIMKLGALFLGITTVTSLTLVYLATNSKKQAEKNQNNESKTNSNLILNVELSSFALETGNLDKSQTLASKYANYPTFIRYSYNTPKGDKDFWKKQLIFKTLFTKDKLNKEKLFGFNQPNGLTLNYFLSDYNLDFKSYANDIEGTLYLKVIFKNKSANYLSDNIEYVYELKGFQKYSEKVFQDGMYVKNISWNEAEVKKFDNINKLEEEYNKVKDNVNEKENFLRKIISTFETSSNSSINFKRTVLEFDKTNNKVIFNTKLNAVVNYATRENLNNVQTVETEVSSKFEATFPAQATN; translated from the coding sequence ATGAGTAAAATAATGAAACTTGGTGCTTTATTTTTAGGAATCACTACAGTAACGTCTTTAACGCTTGTTTACTTAGCGACTAATTCTAAAAAACAAGCAGAAAAAAATCAAAATAATGAAAGCAAAACTAACTCAAATCTTATTTTAAATGTTGAATTATCTTCATTTGCGCTTGAAACAGGTAATTTAGATAAATCACAAACATTAGCAAGTAAATATGCTAATTATCCTACATTCATTAGATATTCATACAACACACCAAAAGGTGATAAAGATTTCTGAAAAAAACAATTAATTTTTAAAACTTTATTCACAAAAGATAAATTAAATAAAGAAAAATTATTCGGATTTAACCAACCAAACGGATTAACATTAAACTACTTCTTAAGTGATTATAATTTAGACTTTAAATCATATGCTAACGACATTGAAGGAACATTATATTTAAAAGTTATTTTCAAAAACAAAAGTGCAAATTACTTAAGTGATAACATTGAATATGTTTATGAATTAAAGGGTTTCCAAAAGTATTCTGAAAAAGTATTTCAAGATGGAATGTATGTTAAAAATATTTCTTGAAATGAAGCTGAAGTTAAGAAATTTGATAACATAAATAAACTTGAAGAAGAATATAACAAAGTCAAAGACAATGTTAATGAAAAAGAGAATTTCTTAAGAAAAATTATTTCTACTTTTGAAACATCATCTAATTCATCTATTAATTTCAAAAGAACTGTTTTAGAATTTGATAAAACAAATAATAAAGTAATTTTTAACACTAAATTAAATGCTGTTGTTAATTATGCAACTAGGGAAAACTTAAACAATGTTCAAACAGTTGAAACAGAAGTAAGTTCAAAATTTGAAGCAACATTCCCTGCGCAAGCAACAAATTAA
- the infB gene encoding translation initiation factor IF-2 yields the protein MSKKNNRISNVKDIKEQLQTTKTELKDGIFVFTGKMSISDFSQLTKINANDIIKKFFLKGKMYNLNHILDEEEIAELCIENGYDFKKETNVDGSNFLDEVFFEDEEKDLVRRYPIIAVMGHVDHGKTTLIDKIRNSNIVSTESSGITQHTGAYQISHKNSKITFLDTPGHEAFTKMRARGAKVTDIIILVVAADDGVMPQTKEAIIHAKAANVPVIVFVNKMDKPNKDLDRLKGELAEAEVVIEEYGGDTQIVYGSALKGEGITELFDAIMLLSEILDLKANPKRYPIGTIIESRIDKGSGAVSTIIVENGTLMKGDFIVAGSKYGRIRTLTDSLGNSLEKVIPGSPAIITGLNYAPDAGDRFVGFNDEKFAKKLANEKAISEKMNLLHDKSLTAVNADGKKVINVIVKSDVHGTSEAIKGQINGLENSDAIIKVIAASAGHVNGSDLLLAQASKAIIFVFNLRTPVTMKQNAANQNISIIEHDVIYKIIEDCNNFLDGEKAPIYEERKTGDAHIIKVFFYSKVGKIAGCMMDAGFVKDKAKVKVYRRGKLIHEGVIDSLRRELNDVKEVVKGKDFGTHIKNFNDIEEDDVLEFFEDVRIN from the coding sequence ATGAGCAAAAAGAACAACAGAATAAGTAACGTTAAAGATATTAAAGAACAATTACAAACTACTAAAACAGAGTTAAAAGATGGTATTTTTGTTTTTACTGGAAAAATGTCAATTAGCGACTTTTCTCAACTAACAAAAATCAATGCTAATGATATTATTAAAAAATTCTTTTTAAAAGGAAAAATGTATAACTTAAACCACATTCTGGACGAAGAAGAAATTGCAGAACTTTGTATAGAAAATGGTTACGACTTCAAAAAAGAAACAAATGTTGACGGTTCTAACTTTTTAGATGAAGTTTTCTTTGAAGACGAAGAAAAAGATCTTGTAAGAAGATATCCTATCATTGCTGTTATGGGGCACGTTGACCATGGTAAAACAACACTTATTGATAAAATTAGAAATTCAAACATTGTTTCAACAGAATCAAGTGGTATCACACAACATACAGGTGCTTATCAGATTTCACACAAAAATAGCAAGATTACGTTCTTAGATACACCAGGGCACGAAGCTTTCACAAAAATGCGTGCTAGAGGCGCTAAAGTTACAGATATTATTATCTTAGTTGTTGCTGCTGATGATGGGGTTATGCCTCAAACTAAAGAAGCAATTATTCATGCTAAAGCTGCTAATGTTCCTGTTATTGTTTTTGTTAACAAGATGGATAAACCAAATAAAGATTTAGATAGATTGAAAGGTGAATTAGCTGAAGCAGAAGTCGTTATTGAAGAATATGGTGGTGATACACAAATTGTTTATGGTTCAGCTTTAAAAGGCGAAGGGATTACTGAATTATTTGATGCAATTATGTTACTTTCTGAAATACTTGACTTAAAAGCAAACCCTAAAAGATACCCAATTGGTACAATTATTGAATCAAGAATTGATAAAGGTTCTGGTGCTGTATCAACAATTATTGTTGAGAACGGTACTTTAATGAAAGGTGACTTTATTGTTGCTGGTTCAAAATATGGAAGAATTAGAACATTAACTGATTCATTAGGTAATTCATTAGAAAAAGTTATTCCTGGATCACCTGCTATTATTACTGGATTAAACTATGCTCCAGATGCAGGGGATAGATTTGTTGGGTTTAACGATGAAAAATTCGCTAAGAAATTAGCAAATGAAAAAGCTATTTCAGAAAAAATGAACTTATTACATGACAAGAGCTTAACAGCAGTTAACGCTGACGGTAAAAAAGTTATTAATGTTATTGTAAAAAGTGATGTTCACGGAACAAGTGAAGCCATTAAAGGTCAAATTAATGGTTTAGAAAATAGTGATGCTATTATTAAAGTTATTGCAGCAAGTGCAGGGCATGTAAATGGAAGTGATTTATTACTTGCTCAAGCTTCAAAAGCTATTATCTTTGTGTTTAACTTAAGAACACCAGTTACTATGAAACAAAATGCTGCTAACCAAAACATTAGTATTATTGAGCATGATGTTATTTACAAAATTATTGAAGACTGTAATAACTTCCTTGATGGGGAAAAGGCCCCAATTTATGAAGAAAGAAAAACAGGGGATGCACACATTATCAAAGTCTTTTTCTATTCAAAAGTTGGTAAGATTGCTGGATGTATGATGGATGCTGGTTTTGTAAAAGACAAAGCAAAAGTTAAAGTTTATAGACGCGGAAAATTAATTCATGAAGGAGTTATTGATAGCTTACGTCGTGAATTAAATGATGTTAAAGAAGTTGTTAAGGGTAAAGATTTTGGTACACATATCAAAAACTTTAACGATATCGAGGAAGATGATGTTCTTGAATTCTTTGAGGACGTCAGAATTAATTAA
- a CDS encoding YlxR family protein, translating to MKMTENNSFTRKCIVTNQIIEVSNLIRFDYKKQTNEIKIDWNNNLNGRGAYFIPTVDNWQKLKKTKSLNRVFKTNFTFEKYEEIENELKELLWAKRTTE from the coding sequence ATGAAGATGACTGAAAATAATTCTTTTACAAGAAAATGTATTGTTACTAATCAAATTATTGAAGTATCTAACTTAATTAGATTTGATTATAAAAAACAAACAAATGAAATTAAAATCGATTGAAATAATAATCTAAATGGAAGAGGTGCATACTTCATTCCGACAGTAGATAATTGACAAAAACTCAAAAAGACTAAATCCTTAAATAGAGTTTTTAAAACCAATTTTACCTTTGAGAAGTACGAAGAAATCGAAAATGAATTAAAGGAGTTACTATGAGCAAAAAGAACAACAGAATAA
- a CDS encoding adenine phosphoribosyltransferase, which yields MNIKNLIRDVKDFPKQGIVFKDISPLLADGEALNYTIKEIAKHAASADIIVGPDARGFLFGTPAAAFLKKPFIMVRKPKKLPGEVISMSYDLEYGSNVLEIQKGFVKPGQKAVIVDDVLATGGTTKAIIKLLESQGVEVTKVVVLLELEELKGRELIGQNIEIVSLIKV from the coding sequence ATGAATATAAAAAATCTTATTAGAGATGTTAAAGACTTTCCCAAACAAGGTATAGTTTTTAAAGACATTTCACCATTATTAGCAGATGGAGAAGCATTGAATTACACAATTAAAGAAATTGCTAAACACGCTGCTAGTGCCGATATTATTGTAGGGCCAGATGCTAGAGGTTTCTTATTTGGTACACCAGCTGCTGCTTTCCTTAAAAAGCCATTTATTATGGTTAGAAAGCCAAAAAAATTACCAGGTGAAGTTATTTCGATGTCTTATGACTTAGAATATGGTTCAAATGTTTTAGAAATTCAAAAAGGTTTCGTTAAACCTGGTCAAAAAGCAGTTATTGTTGATGATGTTCTAGCAACAGGTGGAACAACAAAGGCAATCATCAAGTTACTGGAATCACAAGGTGTAGAAGTAACAAAAGTTGTTGTTCTTTTAGAATTAGAAGAACTTAAAGGAAGAGAATTAATTGGACAAAATATTGAAATTGTTTCATTAATCAAAGTTTAA